The DNA segment AACGCGCAGATCATCCCGATTTCCGCGCAGCACGGGCACAACCTCGACGCGCTGGAAAAGGTCATCGCCGAACATCTGCCGGAGAACGATCACTTCTTCCCGGAAGACCAGATCACCGACCGCAGCAGCCGTTTCCTCGCCGCCGAACTGGTGCGCGAAAAAATCATGCGCCAGATGGGTGCCGAGCTGCCGTACCAGATCACCGTCGAGATCGAAGAGTTCAAGCAGCAGGGCAAGACCCTGCACATCCATGCGCTGATCCTCGTCGAACGTGACGGCCAGAAGAAGATCATCATTGGCGACAAGGGCGAGCGCATCAAACGCATCGGCACCGAAGCGCGCAAGGACATGGAGCTGCTGTTCGACTCCAAGATCATGCTCAACCTGTGGGTCAAGGTGAAGGGCGGCTGGTCCGACGACGAGCGTGCACTGCGTTCGCTGGGTTACGGCGACCTGTAATAGCGGTTTTCTGATCCATCAGAGAACCCCCTGTGGGAGCGGGCTTGCTCGCGAATGCGCAGTGTCAGTCGACAGATACTTTGACTGATTCACCGCATTCGCGAGCAAGCCCGCTCCCACAGTAGTTTTGGGTTGTGTGCAAAACCGCGTTTCTTCATCGAGAACTTCATGTCGCAAACCCCGCCTCCCGCCCAACTCGCCTACGTCCTGCATTCGCGCGCCTACCGCGAAACCAGCGCGCTGGTCGACTTCCTCACGCCGCAAGGTCGGCTGCGGGCGGTGCTGCGCAGTGCGCGGGGCAAGGCCGGGACACTGGCGCGACCGTTCGTGCCGCTGGAAGTCGAGTTTCGTGGCAAGGGTGAGCTGAAGAATGTCGGGCGCATGGAAAGTGCCGGTAATGCGACCTGGATGGTCGGCGAGGCGCTGTTCAGCGGCCTCTATCTCAATGAACTGCTGATCCGCCTGCTGCCCGCCGAAGACCCGCACCCGGCGGTGTTCGATCACTATGCTGCCACGCTGTTGGCGCTGGCCGAAGGTCGCCCGCTGGAGCCGTTGTTGCGCTCCTTCGAATGGCGCCTGCTGGACGATCTCGGTTACGGCTTCTCCCTGAACACCGATATCCACAGCGAACCGGTCGCGCCGGACGGTCTCTATCGTCTGCAAGTGGATGCCGGGCTTGAGCGTGTCTACCTGCTGCAACCGGGCTTGTTCAACGGCGTTGAATTACTGGCCATGGCTGAAGCCGATTGGTCCGCCCCCGGCGCACTGTCGGCAGCCAAGCGTCTGATGCGTCAGGCATTGGCCGTTCATCTGGGCGGTCGCCCCCTCGTCAGCCGCGAGCTCTTTCGCAAGCCCTGATATGCTGTGCGCCGAATCTTTCCCTTCAGGAGCGCATCCGTGACCACCAGCAATCGCATTCTTCTTGGCGTGAACATCGACCACGTCGCCACCCTGCGTCAGGCCCGTGGCACACGCTACCCGGATCCGGTCAAGGCAGCGCTGGACGCGGAAGAGGCGGGCGCCGACGGCATCACCGTGCACCTGCGCGAAGACCGCCGGCACATTCAGGAGCGCGACGTGCTGTTGCTCAAAGATATGCTGCAGACCCGCATGAACTTCGAAATGGGCGTCACCGAAGAAATGATGGCGTTCGCCGAGCGCATCCGTCCGGCGCACATCTGCCTGGTGCCGGAAACCCGTCAGGAACTGACCACTGAAGGCGGTCTGGATGTAGCGGGGCAGGAGGAACGCATCAAGGCAGCGGTCGAGCGTCTGTCGAAGATCGGCAGCGAAGTGTCGCTGTTCATCGATGCCGATGAACGCCAGATCGCCGCGTCCAAGCGCGTCGGTGCCCCGGCCATCGAGCTGCACACCGGGCGTTACGCCGATGCCGAAACCCCGACTGAAGTGGCTGAAGAGTTGAAACGCGTGGCGGACGGCGTGGCGTTTGGTCTGGCGCAAGGCCTGATCGTCAACGCCGGGCATGGCCTGCATTATCACAACGTCGAAGCCGTGGCGGCGATCAAGGGTATCAACGAACTGAACATCGGCCATGCGCTGGTGGCGCATGCGTTGTTCGTCGGGTTCAAGTCCGCAGTGTCCGAGATGAAGGCGCTGATCCTGGCGGCCGCCAAGCACTAATCAACAACCCAGAACCCAATGTGGGAGCGGGCTTGCTCGCGAATGCGGTGTATCAGTCAAAGAATATGTCGACTGATACACCGCATTCGCGAGCAAGCCCGCTCCCACAGGGGATTCAGGGGGCTGATTAAAGCGGCGCAGGCTCCTGCGCCGGCTTGGTCTTGTCGATACCGGGCACATGCAGATTGCCCTCGGCCACCTGATCGCCTTCAAGCTGCGGCTGGGTCACCCAGGTCAGGATGTCGTAGTAGCGACGAATGTTCGCCACGAAATGCACCGGTTCGCCGCCCCGGGCGTAGCCGTAGCGAGTCTTGCTGTACCACTGCTTCTGCGACAGGCGCGGCAGCATCTTCTTCACGTCCAGCCACTTGTCCGGGTTCAGGCCCTCGCGGGACGCCAGTTTGCGTGCGTCATCGAGGTGACCGCTGCCGACGTTGTACGCCGCCAGCGCGAACCAGGTGCGGTCCGGCTCCTGAATCGACTCGTCGAGCTGATCCTTCATGTAGGCCAGGTACTTGGCGCCGCCCATGATGCTCTGCTTGGGATCGAGGCGGTTCGACACGCCCATGGCCTGAGCGGTGTTCTGGGTCAGCATCATCAGGCCGCGCACACCGGTTTTCGACGTGACCGCCGGTTGCCACAGCGATTCCTGATAACCGATGGCCGCGAGCAGGCGCCAGTCGACTTTCTCTTTCTTGGCGTAGGTCTTGAAGTGCTGTTCGTACTTGGGCAGGCGTTGCTGCAGGTGCTGGGCGAAGGTGGTGGCGCCCATGTAGCCGAGGACATCGACGTGGCCGTAATAGCGGTCTTTCAGGCGCTGCAGGGTGCCGTTCTTCTGCACCTTGTCGAGGTAGGCATTGATCTCGTTGAGCAGGCTGTTGTCTTCGCCGGCGGCCACTGCCCAGCTCTGGCTGCGCGCATCGCCGAGGTCGAAGGCCACGCGGATGTTGGTGAAGTACACCTGGTTCATCGCCACTTCGTTGGAGTCGACCAGCGTCAGGTCGATCTGGCCTTCATCGACCATGCGCAACAGGTCGACCACTTCAACGGCGTCGGACTCTTCGTATTCGATGCCGGGAAATTTCTTTTTCAGCTCGGCCAGCTGTTCGGCGTGGGTGCTGCCCTTGAGCACCATGATCTTCTTGCCGACCAGATCAGCCGGGTCGGTAGGACGCGACTGGCCGTTGCGATAGATGATCTGCGGGGTCACTTCGAGGTAGGAGTGGGAGAACCGCACCTGTTTCTTGCGCTCCTCGCTGCTGACCAGGCCGGCCGCGGCCAGTACCGGGCCGTTCGGCTTGCCGATCTGGTTGAACAGGTCATCGAGGTTGTCGGCGGTCTCGATCTTCAGCTCCACACCCAAATCGTCGGCGAAGCGCTTCACCAGCTCGTATTCGAAGCCGGTTTCACCGCTGCGATCCTGAAAGTAGGTGGCGGGGCTGTTACGGGTAATCACCCGCAGCACACCATCCTCCTTTACGCGCTCGAGTGTGTTGGGTTTATCAACACAGCCACCGAGCATCAGGAAGAGTCCGGTTGCGATCAGCCATTTGGCGTACCGCGGACGCAAAGCCGTTGGGAAAAACATCTGCGCAGTATACGCAAACGGCTGCGGGCGCCATATCTCGACAGTGAAGGGCTTGTCTGCTAGAGATCACAAAACCGCACGAAACCCAGCAGGAATGGGGCTAAACGGCATTTTGTGACAGAAAAAATAAGCGCTGCCCGCACACCCTCGAAATTTGACTTCAAAGGCAGAAACACAGATTGATATCCGAGTGCAACCGTGCGTAGCGTTTCGGGTGATGTTGAGGGCGGTTTAGGCTAGAATGCACGGCCTCAAAGCACACCCCTTCCCGAGGCTGTCCCGAAGATGTTGATCCTGCGCGGCGCTCCTGCCCTTTCTGCCTTTCGCCACAGCAAACTCCTTGAGCAACTGAGCCAGAAGGTTCCAGCTGTCAGTGGCCTGTATGCTGAATTCGCTCACTTCGCCGAAGTCACCGGCGTCCTGACCGGCGACGAACAGCAGGTGCTTGCGCGCCTTCTGAAGTACGGCCCAAGCGTTCCGGTACAAGAGCCGACCGGTCGTCTGTTTCTGGTGTTGCCGCGTTTCGGCACCATCTCGCCTTGGTCGAGCAAGGCCAGCGACATCGCCCGCAACTGCGGCCTGAGCAAGATCCAGCGCCTGGAGCGCGGCATCGCGTTCTACGTGGCCGGCCAGTTCAGCGACACCGAAGCCCAGCAAATCGCCGACGTGCTGCATGACCGCATGACCCAGATCGTTCTGGGCAACCTGGAACAGGCCGCCGGTCTGTTCAGCCACGCCGAGCCGAAGCCGCTGACCGCGATCGACATCCTCGGCGGCGGTCGCGCCGCGCTGGAAAAAGCCAACACCGAACTCGGTCTGGCCCTGGCCGAAGACGAGATCGACTATCTGGTCAACGCCTTCAACGGTCTCAAGCGCAATCCGCACGACATCGAACTGATGATGTTCGCCCAGGCCAACTCCGAGCACTGCCGCCACAAGATCTTCAACGCCAGTTGGGATATTGACGGCGAGAGCCAGGAAAAAAGCCTGTTCGGCATGATCAAGAACACCTATCAGATGCACAACGAAGGTGTGCTGTCCGCTTATAAGGACAACGCCTCGGTGATCGTCGGCAACGTCGCCGGCCGCTTCTTCCCGGATCCGGAAACCCGCCAGTACGGTGCGGTGCAGGAGCCGGTGCACATCCTGATGAAGGTCGAGACCCACAACCACCCGACCGCGATTGCCCCGTTCCCGGGCGCGTCCACCGGTTCCGGTGGCGAGATCCGCGACGAAGGTGCAACCGGTCGTGGCGCCAAACCGAAGGCTGGTCTGACCGGTTTCACCGTATCCAACCTGCAGATCCCGGGCTTCGAACAGCCGTGGGAAGTGCCGTATGGCAAGCCTGAGCGCATCGTTACCGCGCTGGACATCATGATCGAAGGCCCGCTGGGCGGCGCCGCGTTCAACAACGAATTCGGTCGTCCGGCCCTGACTGGCTACTTCCGTACCTTCGAACAGTCGATCACCACCCCGCACGGTGACGAAGTTCGTGGCTACCACAAGCCGATCATGCTCGCCGGCGGCATGGGCAACATCCGTGAAGAACACGTCAAGAAAGGCGAGATTCTGGTCGGCTCCAAGCTGATCGTGCTTGGCGGCCCGGCCATGCTCATCGGTCTGGGCGGCGGTGCCGCTTCCTCGATGGCCACCGGCACCAGCTCGGCGGATCTCGACTTCGCTTCCGTACAGCGTGAAAACCCTGAGATGGAGCGTCGCTGCCAGGAAGTCATCGACCGTTGCTGGCAACTGGGCGACAAGAACCCGATCAGCTTCATCCACGACGTGGGCGCGGGCGGTCTGTCCAACGCCTTCCCGGAACTGGTCAACGACGGCGACCGCGGTGGCCGTTTCGAACTGCGCAACATTCCCAACGACGAGCCGGGCATGGCCCCGCACGAAATCTGGTCCAACGAATCCCAGGAACGTTACGTTCTGGCGGTCGGTCCGGCCGACTTCGAGCGCTTCAAGGCGATCTGCGAACGCGAGCGTTGCCCGTTCGCCGTGGTCGGCGAAGCCACTGCCGAGCCACAACTGACCGTGACCGACAGCCACTTCGGTAACAACCCGGTGGACATGCCCCTGGAAGTGTTGCTGGGCAAGGCGCCGCGCATGCACCGTTCGGTGGTTCGCGAAGCCGAGCTGGGCGATGATTTCGATCCGTCGAACCTCGACATCAGCGAGTCCATCGAGCGCGTCCTGCATCACCCGGCCGTGGCGAGCAAAAGCTTCCTGATCACCATCGGCGACCGCACCATCACTGGCCTTGTGGCCCGTGACCAGATGGTTGGCCCATGGCAGGTTCCGGTGGCCGACGTCGCAGTTACCGCCACCAGTTTCGACGTCTACACCGGTGAAGCGATGGCGATGGGCGAGCGGACTCCGCTGGCGTTGCTGGACGCTCCGGCGTCGGGCCGCATGGCCATCGGCGAAACCCTGACCAACATTGCCGCCTCGCGCATCAACAAGATCTCCGACATCAAACTGTCGGCGAACTGGATGTCCGCTGCCGGCCACCCAGGCGAAGATGCGCGTCTGTACGACACCGTGAAAGCGGTCGGCATGGAACTGTGCCCTGAGCTGGGCATCACCATCCCGGTCGGCAAGGACTCGATGTCCATGGCCACCCGCTGGAACGACAACGGCGAAGAAAAAACCGTGACCTCGCCGATGTCGCTGATCGTGACCGGTTTCGCCCCAGTGGCTGACATTCGTCAGACCCTGACCCCGGAACTGCGCATGGACAAGGGCACCACCGACCTGATCCTGATCGACCTCGGTCGTGGTCAGAACCGTATGGGTGCTTCGATCCTTGCTCAGGTTCACGGCAAGCTCGGCAAGCAGGCTCCGGACGTCGATGACGCCGAAGACCTGAAAGCCTTCTTCGCGGTGATCCAGGGCCTCAACGCCGACGGTCACCTGCTGGCTTACCACGACCGTTCCGACGGTGGTCTGCTGACCTCCGTGGTGGAAATGGCGTTCGCCGGCCACTGCGGTCTGAGCCTGAACCTGGACAGCGTTGCCGAAAACTCGGCCGAAATCGCTGCGATCCTGTTCAACGAAGAACTGGGTGCAGTGATCCAGGTTCGTCAGGACGCCACCCCGGACATCCTCGCGCAGTTCAGCGCGGCCGGTCTGGGTGACTGCGTGTCGGTGATCGGTCAGCCGATCAACAATGGCCAGATCAACATCACCTTCAACGGTGACACCGTGTTCGAAGGCCAGCGTCGTCTGCTGCAACGTCAGTGGGCCGAGACCAGCTACCAGATCCAGCGTCTGCGCGACAACGCCGATTGCGCCGAGCAAGAGTTCGACGCGCTGCTGGAAGAAGACAACCCGGGCCTGAGCGTCAAGCTGAGCTACGACGTCAACCAGGACATCGCCGCGCCTTACATCAAGAAAGGCATCCGCCCACAGGTTGCCGTGCTGCGTGAGCAGGGCGTCAACGGTCAGGTGGAAATGGCGGCAGCGTTCGACCGCGCCGGTTTCAACGCGATCGACGTGCACATGAGCGACATTCTGGCCGGCCGTGTCGACCTGAACGAGTTCAAAGGTCTGGTGGCCTGCGGTGGTTTCTCCTACGGCGACGTCCTCGGCGCCGGTGAAGGCTGGGCCAAGTCCGCACTGTTCAACAGCCGCGCCCGCGATGCGTTCCAAGGGTTCTTCGAGCGTAACGACAGCTTCACTCTTGGCGTGTGCAACGGTTGCCAGATGATGTCCAACCTGC comes from the Pseudomonas sp. RSB 5.4 genome and includes:
- the mltF gene encoding membrane-bound lytic murein transglycosylase MltF, which gives rise to MFFPTALRPRYAKWLIATGLFLMLGGCVDKPNTLERVKEDGVLRVITRNSPATYFQDRSGETGFEYELVKRFADDLGVELKIETADNLDDLFNQIGKPNGPVLAAAGLVSSEERKKQVRFSHSYLEVTPQIIYRNGQSRPTDPADLVGKKIMVLKGSTHAEQLAELKKKFPGIEYEESDAVEVVDLLRMVDEGQIDLTLVDSNEVAMNQVYFTNIRVAFDLGDARSQSWAVAAGEDNSLLNEINAYLDKVQKNGTLQRLKDRYYGHVDVLGYMGATTFAQHLQQRLPKYEQHFKTYAKKEKVDWRLLAAIGYQESLWQPAVTSKTGVRGLMMLTQNTAQAMGVSNRLDPKQSIMGGAKYLAYMKDQLDESIQEPDRTWFALAAYNVGSGHLDDARKLASREGLNPDKWLDVKKMLPRLSQKQWYSKTRYGYARGGEPVHFVANIRRYYDILTWVTQPQLEGDQVAEGNLHVPGIDKTKPAQEPAPL
- the pdxJ gene encoding pyridoxine 5'-phosphate synthase, which translates into the protein MTTSNRILLGVNIDHVATLRQARGTRYPDPVKAALDAEEAGADGITVHLREDRRHIQERDVLLLKDMLQTRMNFEMGVTEEMMAFAERIRPAHICLVPETRQELTTEGGLDVAGQEERIKAAVERLSKIGSEVSLFIDADERQIAASKRVGAPAIELHTGRYADAETPTEVAEELKRVADGVAFGLAQGLIVNAGHGLHYHNVEAVAAIKGINELNIGHALVAHALFVGFKSAVSEMKALILAAAKH
- the purL gene encoding phosphoribosylformylglycinamidine synthase produces the protein MLILRGAPALSAFRHSKLLEQLSQKVPAVSGLYAEFAHFAEVTGVLTGDEQQVLARLLKYGPSVPVQEPTGRLFLVLPRFGTISPWSSKASDIARNCGLSKIQRLERGIAFYVAGQFSDTEAQQIADVLHDRMTQIVLGNLEQAAGLFSHAEPKPLTAIDILGGGRAALEKANTELGLALAEDEIDYLVNAFNGLKRNPHDIELMMFAQANSEHCRHKIFNASWDIDGESQEKSLFGMIKNTYQMHNEGVLSAYKDNASVIVGNVAGRFFPDPETRQYGAVQEPVHILMKVETHNHPTAIAPFPGASTGSGGEIRDEGATGRGAKPKAGLTGFTVSNLQIPGFEQPWEVPYGKPERIVTALDIMIEGPLGGAAFNNEFGRPALTGYFRTFEQSITTPHGDEVRGYHKPIMLAGGMGNIREEHVKKGEILVGSKLIVLGGPAMLIGLGGGAASSMATGTSSADLDFASVQRENPEMERRCQEVIDRCWQLGDKNPISFIHDVGAGGLSNAFPELVNDGDRGGRFELRNIPNDEPGMAPHEIWSNESQERYVLAVGPADFERFKAICERERCPFAVVGEATAEPQLTVTDSHFGNNPVDMPLEVLLGKAPRMHRSVVREAELGDDFDPSNLDISESIERVLHHPAVASKSFLITIGDRTITGLVARDQMVGPWQVPVADVAVTATSFDVYTGEAMAMGERTPLALLDAPASGRMAIGETLTNIAASRINKISDIKLSANWMSAAGHPGEDARLYDTVKAVGMELCPELGITIPVGKDSMSMATRWNDNGEEKTVTSPMSLIVTGFAPVADIRQTLTPELRMDKGTTDLILIDLGRGQNRMGASILAQVHGKLGKQAPDVDDAEDLKAFFAVIQGLNADGHLLAYHDRSDGGLLTSVVEMAFAGHCGLSLNLDSVAENSAEIAAILFNEELGAVIQVRQDATPDILAQFSAAGLGDCVSVIGQPINNGQINITFNGDTVFEGQRRLLQRQWAETSYQIQRLRDNADCAEQEFDALLEEDNPGLSVKLSYDVNQDIAAPYIKKGIRPQVAVLREQGVNGQVEMAAAFDRAGFNAIDVHMSDILAGRVDLNEFKGLVACGGFSYGDVLGAGEGWAKSALFNSRARDAFQGFFERNDSFTLGVCNGCQMMSNLHELIPGSEFWPHFVRNRSEQFEARVAMVQIQESNSIFLQGMAGSRMPIAIAHGEGHAEFESEEALLEADLSGCVAMRFVDNHGKVTEAYPANPNGSPRGITGLTSRDGRVTIMMPHPERVFRAVQNSWRSEDWTEDAPWMRMFRNARVWVN
- the recO gene encoding DNA repair protein RecO — protein: MSQTPPPAQLAYVLHSRAYRETSALVDFLTPQGRLRAVLRSARGKAGTLARPFVPLEVEFRGKGELKNVGRMESAGNATWMVGEALFSGLYLNELLIRLLPAEDPHPAVFDHYAATLLALAEGRPLEPLLRSFEWRLLDDLGYGFSLNTDIHSEPVAPDGLYRLQVDAGLERVYLLQPGLFNGVELLAMAEADWSAPGALSAAKRLMRQALAVHLGGRPLVSRELFRKP
- the era gene encoding GTPase Era — encoded protein: MTDTNATRCGYVAIVGRPNVGKSTLLNHILGQKLAITSRKPQTTRHNMLGIKTEGDVQAIYVDTPGMHKGGEKALNRYMNKTASAALKDVDVVIFVVDRTKWTEEDQMVLERVQYVTGPLIVALNKTDRIEDKAELMPHLSWLQEQLPNAQIIPISAQHGHNLDALEKVIAEHLPENDHFFPEDQITDRSSRFLAAELVREKIMRQMGAELPYQITVEIEEFKQQGKTLHIHALILVERDGQKKIIIGDKGERIKRIGTEARKDMELLFDSKIMLNLWVKVKGGWSDDERALRSLGYGDL